One Bombus fervidus isolate BK054 chromosome 2, iyBomFerv1, whole genome shotgun sequence DNA segment encodes these proteins:
- the Shaker gene encoding potassium voltage-gated channel protein Shaker isoform X9 produces MGSLPKLSSQDEDGPNPHTQYTGVTQFEPIPHDHDFCERVVINVSGLRFETQLRTLNQFPDTLLGDPHRRIRYFDPLRNEYFFDRNRPSFDAILYYYQSGGRLRRPVNVPLDVFSEEIKFYELGELATNKFREDEGFIKEEEKPLPSHELQRKVWLLFEYPESSQGARVVAIISVIVILLSIVIFCLETLPEFKHYKVFNTTTNGTKIEEDEVPDITDPFFLIETICIIWFTFELSVRFLACPNKLNFFRDVMNFIDIIAIIPYFITLGTVMAEDQDVPDVPKAPVSPQDKSTNQAMSLAILRVIRLVRVFRIFKLSRHSKGLQILGRTLKASMRELGLLIFFLFIGVVLFSSAVYFAEAGSENSFFKSIPDAFWWAVVTMTTVGYGDMTPVGVWGKIVGSLCAIAGVLTIALPVPVIVSNFNYFYHRETDQEEMQSQNFNHVTSCPYLPGQHLKKSSMSESSSEIMELEEGILLTHPEITKKPNCNPRHNNNINPACMSIETDV; encoded by the exons GTGAGCGGGCTACGGTTTGAGACGCAGCTGCGTACGCTGAACCAATTTCCGGACACGCTGCTTGGCGATCCGCATCGGCGGATCCGATACTTCGATCCGCTTCGCAACGAGTACTTCTTCGACCGGAATCGACCCTCCTTTGACGCGATACTTTACTACTACCAGAGCGGTGGCAGACTGCGTCGCCCGGTCAACGTTCCTCTCGATGTCTTCTCCGAGGAAATCAAGTTCTACGAGCTGGGCGAGCTGGCCACCAACAAGTTCAG GGAGGACGAGGGGTTCATCAAGGAAGAGGAGAAGCCGCTGCCATCGCATGAGTTGCAGAGGAAGGTTTGGCTGTTGTTCGAGTACCCGGAAAGTTCGCAAGGCGCCCGGGTAGTCGCCATTATATCCGTGATCGTGATCCTCCTGTCGATCGTGATATTCTGCCTGGAGACCCTGCCGGAATTCAAGCACTACAAGGTCTTCAACACGACAACGAACGGCACGAAGATCGAGGAGGACGAAGTGCCGGACATTACCGACCCGTTCTTCCTAATAGAGACTATTTGTATCATCTGGTTCACGTTCGAGTTATCGGTGCGCTTCCTCGCCTGTCCAAATAAACTGAACTTCTTCCGTGACGTAATGAATTTCATCGATATCATCGCCATCATTCCGTATTTTATCACGCTCGGTACCGTGATGGCCGAGGATCAGGACGTGCCTGATGTACCGAAGGCGCCGGTAAGCCCGCAGGACAAGAGTACGAACCAGGCGATGTCCCTAGCGATACTCAGGGTGATCAGGCTGGTCAGGGTGTTCCGGATATTCAAGCTGTCCAGGCACAGTAAAGGCCTTCAGATCCTCGGTCGTACGCTCAAGGCCTCCATGAGGGAGCTCGGCTTGCTCATCTTTTTCCTCTTCATCG GTGTGGTGCTATTCTCATCGGCGGTATACTTCGCGGAGGCCGGCTCCGAGAATTCGTTCTTCAAGTCCATTCCGGACGCGTTCTGGTGGGCCGTTGTCACGATGACGACCGTGGGCTatggtgacatgac GCCCGTCGGAGTTTGGGGAAAAATTGTGGGCTCTCTGTGCGCGATCGCTGGTGTGTTGACAATCGCCCTGCCTGTCCCCGTCATCGTCTCCAACTTCAACTACTTCTACCATCGTGAGACTGACCAGGAAGAGATGCAGTCGCAGAACTTCAATCACGTGACCAGTTGCCCGTATCTCCCTG GTCAACACTTGAAGAAGAGCTCGATGTCAGAATCGTCGTCGGAGATAATGGAGCTGGAAGAGGGCATACTGCTCACTCATCCCGAGATTACGAAGAAGCCCAACTGCAACCCTCGccataataacaatattaatccAGCCTGTATGAGCATCGAGACTGACGTCTGA
- the Shaker gene encoding potassium voltage-gated channel protein Shaker isoform X8, producing MQMILVAGGSLPKLSSQDEDGPNPHTQYTGVTQFEPIPHDHDFCERVVINVSGLRFETQLRTLNQFPDTLLGDPHRRIRYFDPLRNEYFFDRNRPSFDAILYYYQSGGRLRRPVNVPLDVFSEEIKFYELGELATNKFREDEGFIKEEEKPLPSHELQRKVWLLFEYPESSQGARVVAIISVIVILLSIVIFCLETLPEFKHYKVFNTTTNGTKIEEDEVPDITDPFFLIETICIIWFTFELSVRFLACPNKLNFFRDVMNFIDIIAIIPYFITLGTVMAEDQDVPDVPKAPVSPQDKSTNQAMSLAILRVIRLVRVFRIFKLSRHSKGLQILGRTLKASMRELGLLIFFLFIGVVLFSSAVYFAEAGSENSFFKSIPDAFWWAVVTMTTVGYGDMTPVGVWGKIVGSLCAIAGVLTIALPVPVIVSNFNYFYHRETDQEEMQSQNFNHVTSCPYLPGQHLKKSSMSESSSEIMELEEGILLTHPEITKKPNCNPRHNNNINPACMSIETDV from the exons GTGAGCGGGCTACGGTTTGAGACGCAGCTGCGTACGCTGAACCAATTTCCGGACACGCTGCTTGGCGATCCGCATCGGCGGATCCGATACTTCGATCCGCTTCGCAACGAGTACTTCTTCGACCGGAATCGACCCTCCTTTGACGCGATACTTTACTACTACCAGAGCGGTGGCAGACTGCGTCGCCCGGTCAACGTTCCTCTCGATGTCTTCTCCGAGGAAATCAAGTTCTACGAGCTGGGCGAGCTGGCCACCAACAAGTTCAG GGAGGACGAGGGGTTCATCAAGGAAGAGGAGAAGCCGCTGCCATCGCATGAGTTGCAGAGGAAGGTTTGGCTGTTGTTCGAGTACCCGGAAAGTTCGCAAGGCGCCCGGGTAGTCGCCATTATATCCGTGATCGTGATCCTCCTGTCGATCGTGATATTCTGCCTGGAGACCCTGCCGGAATTCAAGCACTACAAGGTCTTCAACACGACAACGAACGGCACGAAGATCGAGGAGGACGAAGTGCCGGACATTACCGACCCGTTCTTCCTAATAGAGACTATTTGTATCATCTGGTTCACGTTCGAGTTATCGGTGCGCTTCCTCGCCTGTCCAAATAAACTGAACTTCTTCCGTGACGTAATGAATTTCATCGATATCATCGCCATCATTCCGTATTTTATCACGCTCGGTACCGTGATGGCCGAGGATCAGGACGTGCCTGATGTACCGAAGGCGCCGGTAAGCCCGCAGGACAAGAGTACGAACCAGGCGATGTCCCTAGCGATACTCAGGGTGATCAGGCTGGTCAGGGTGTTCCGGATATTCAAGCTGTCCAGGCACAGTAAAGGCCTTCAGATCCTCGGTCGTACGCTCAAGGCCTCCATGAGGGAGCTCGGCTTGCTCATCTTTTTCCTCTTCATCG GTGTGGTGCTATTCTCATCGGCGGTATACTTCGCGGAGGCCGGCTCCGAGAATTCGTTCTTCAAGTCCATTCCGGACGCGTTCTGGTGGGCCGTTGTCACGATGACGACCGTGGGCTatggtgacatgac GCCCGTCGGAGTTTGGGGAAAAATTGTGGGCTCTCTGTGCGCGATCGCTGGTGTGTTGACAATCGCCCTGCCTGTCCCCGTCATCGTCTCCAACTTCAACTACTTCTACCATCGTGAGACTGACCAGGAAGAGATGCAGTCGCAGAACTTCAATCACGTGACCAGTTGCCCGTATCTCCCTG GTCAACACTTGAAGAAGAGCTCGATGTCAGAATCGTCGTCGGAGATAATGGAGCTGGAAGAGGGCATACTGCTCACTCATCCCGAGATTACGAAGAAGCCCAACTGCAACCCTCGccataataacaatattaatccAGCCTGTATGAGCATCGAGACTGACGTCTGA